From the Streptomyces nodosus genome, the window ATGGCCGCCGTCCAGCTCGGCCTGATCGGCTACGGCGTCAACCAGGCGGGGACGGCCGCCCGCGCCGCCGCCCGGGTGGCCTCCCAGGACGGCCACGGCCCGGCGGCGGGCACGGCGGCGGGTAGGGCGGCCGTCAGCGCCTGGCTCGCGCCCCAGGTGTCCGCGGACATGGGCCCGGACACCACCACGGCCACCGTCACCGTCCATGTCCCCGCCGTCATCCCGCTGTTCGGCGGCTGGGACGTCAGCCGCCACGCCACCATGCCCACCGACCACTGACCCCCGCAGGACCGAGAGGAGTTGACGACAGGCATGAGCCTCCGCTCCCGTATCGCCGCCCCCGACGACGGCGGAGCCACCCGCGAGGACGGGCACCTCGTCGCGGTCTACCGCGCCAAGCTCCTCGAGGAGATCGACCTCGCCGAGATGTCCGGGCTCGCGGCCGCCGAACGCCGGGTCCGGCTGGAGCGTGTCCTCGGCCATCTCATCAGCCGGGAGGGGCCCGTCCTCTCCTCCGCCGAACGCTCCCAGCTGATCCGCCGGGTCGTCGACGAGGCCCTCGGGCTCGGCGTCCTCGAACCGCTGCTCGCCGACGCGTCGATCACCGAGATCATGGTGAACGGACCGGACTCGATCTTCGTGGAGCGGGCGGGCCGGGTGGAACAGCTCCCGCTCCGCTTCGCCTCCGCCGAACAGCTGATGCAGACCATCGAGCGCATCGTCTCCACGGTGAACCGGCGTATCGACGAGTCCAACCCGATGGTCGACGCCCGCCTGCCCACCGGCGAGCGCGTCAATGTGGTCATCCCGCCGCTCGCCCTGACCGGCCCCACCCTCACCATCCGCCGCTTCCCGCGCGCCTACACGCTCCCGGAACTCATCGGCCTGGGCTCGCTGGACGAGCAGATGCTGCTGCTGCTCGCCGCGTTCGTCCGCGCCCGCTTCAACCTCATCGTCAGCGGAGGCACGGGCACCGGGAAGACCACCCTGCTCAACGCCCTGTCCGGGCTCATCCCGTCCCATGAGCGCATCATCACCATCGAGGACTCCGCCGAACTCCAGCTCCAGCAGGAGCATGTGATCCGGCTGGAGTCCCGGCCGCCCAATGTCGAGGGCAAGGGCCAGATCACCATCCGCGACCTGGTCCGCAACAGCCTGCGGATGCGGCCCGACCGCATCATCGTCGGTGAGGTCCGCGGCGGCGAGACCCTCGACATGCTGCAGGCGATGTCCACCGGCCACGACGGCTCCCTGGCCACCGTCCACGCCAACGCGGCCGAGGACGCCCTGATGCGTCTGCAGACCCTCGGCTCGATGTCCGAGGTGCTGATCCCCTTCGAGGCGCTCAAGGACCAGATCAACTCGGCGGTGGATGTGATCGTCCAGCTCGCCCGGTACCCCGACGGCTCCCGCAAGGTCGTGGAGATCGCGCTGCTGGTGTCGCACGGGCGCGAACAGTTCCGGGTCGCCACCGTGTCCCGCTTCGTGCCCGAGCCCCTCGCCCCCGACCGGGTCGTCCGCGGCCGCTTCCAGCATCTGCCGCTGCCCTGCGGAGTCGCCGAGAAGCTGTACGGCGCGGGCGAACCACTGCCGCCGGCCTTCGGCGTCACCGGGGCGGCCGACGGACGGTACACCAGGCAGGCCATCGGATGACCCCCGCTCACGAGAGGAGCGAGCCATGAACGACCCCGCCCTCCTCGCGCTCGGCGCCACCGTCCTCGCGGGCACCCTCGCCCTGGCGGGCGCGCATCTGTACGCCTCCGGGCGCGCCCAGCGCCGGGCACTGGTGGACCGGCTCTCCGGCGGCGGTGCGCCGGGACCGGGCCGCACGGCGACCGGCCGGGTACGGCGCTTCACGGCCCTCGACCGCCGGCTGCGCCGCACCCGCCTCGGCCGCACGCTCCATTTGCGTCTGTCGGCCACCGGACTCGATCTGTCGGCGGGCGAGTTCTTCGCCGGTGTCACCGCCGTGGTCCTCGCGCTGTGGCTGATCGCGGCGGCCAGCCTGGCCCCCTTCTTCGGGCCGATCGCCGCGCTCGTCGCGGTGTGGGGCGCGGCCGTCTTCCTCAACTGGCAGCGCCAGAAACGCATCGAGGCGTTCATCAACCAGCTCCCTGACGTGGCCCGCCTGCTCGCCAACGCCACCGCCGCCGGTCTCGCCCTGCGCACCGCGCTCGCCATGGCGGCCGAGGAACTGGAGGCCCCGGCCGGTGAGGAACTGGCCCGGGTCGCCGATCAGCTGACGCTGGGCCGGTCGGTCGACGACGCCCTCGGCGAACTGGCCGAACGCCTGCCGTCCCGCGAGCTGATCGTCCTGGTCACCACGCTGGTCCTCGCCAACAAGGCGGGCGGCTCGGTGGTGAGCTCGCTGCGCAATCTCACCCAGACCCTGGAGGACCGCAAGGAGACCCGGCGCGAGGTCCGCACGATGCTCTCCGAGGTCCATGCCACCGCCTTCACGGTGCCGCTGCTGGGCCTCGGCTCCCTCGTCCTGATCAACTCCTCGAACGAGGGCGCCCTCGCCCGGGTCACCGGCTCCCCGCTCGGCCAGGGACTGGTGCTGCTCGCGCTCGCCCTCTACACGGTCGGCTTCCTCGTCATCCGCCGCCTCGGCAAGATCGAAGTGTGAGGGGGAGACCGAGATGCTGCCGCTGTTCCTCGCCCTGCTGACGGCCCTCTCCGCCGCGGGGATCCTGCTGGGCATCCGGCTGATCCGCGCGGACGCCAAGCTGCCCGGCGATCTCGCGCTGGCCCTGGAGGTCGGCGCCACCCGGGTCTCCAAGGCCGGATCAGCCGTCGACCGCCTCGGTATGCGCTTCGCCCCGCTGGTGCTGCGGCTGATGGGCCCCCGCCGCGCGGACGAGAAGCGCCGCCGTATCGACATGGCGGGCAACCCGGGCGGTCTCACCCTGCAGCGGTACGCCGCACGCCGGGCGGTGTACGGAGTCTTCGGCGTCCTGATGGCCCTGATCTTCCTGAGCAACGGCAGTCCGCTGCTCGCCCTGGCCACCCTCGCCTTCGGCCTGCTCGCCGCCGACGCCCTGATCTGGCAGGCCGTCCGCGAACGCAAGGACGTCATCGACCGTACGCTGCCGGACTTCCTGGACGTCCTCGCGGTCGTCGTCTCGGCCGGGCTCGGCTTCCGTCAGGCCCTGGACCGGGTCGCGGAGCGCTATGAGGGCCCCTGGGCGGACGAACTGCGCATCACCCTGCGCCAGATGGACATGGGGGTCTCCCGCCGCCAGGCCTTCGACGAGCTCCGCCGGCGCAACTCCTCGGAGCAGGTGGCCCAGTTCGTCTCGGCACTGCAACAGGGGGAGGAACTCGGCTCCCCGATCGCGGAGACCCTGATCCAGCTGGCCACCGACATGCGCCGCACCGACGCCCAGAACGCCCGCCGCCGCGCGGCCAAGACGATCCCCAAGGCCACCCTGGTCACCCTGGTCTTCATGCTCCCGGCGACCATGATCCTGATCGCCACGGGCATGTTCCTGGGGTCGGGGACCGACTTCGGATCGATTCTGGGCCGATGACGAGCAGACGGACCGATCACTCCGCCCCCGGGTATCTGGAGGACGACGCCCCGGCGCCCGACGGCGTCCGCCTCCAGCTGGGCGCGGTGCAGGCCCTGTGCCGCCAGACCGTGGCCGTGCGCCTCGCCCTGGTCGTGATCGGTGCCCCCTTCGCCCTGGCGGGCGCCCGGGACGGCGCGCCCCGCCATGCCGTGCTGGTGGCCGCCGTGCTGGGCGTCATGACCTCCTACGCCCTGCTGCGCGACTGGGACCGGGTGGGCCCACGGCTGCTGGCCCACCCCTCGCTGATGGCGCTGGACCTCCTCTTCGTCGCCACCCTGCTGCTGACCGCGTCCCCCGCCTCCCCGCTCGCCTATGCCACCGTCTGCACCCCCCTGCTGGCCGGGCTGCTCTACGGCTGGCGGGGCGCCGGCGTGCTCACCGGACTCCAACTGGCCGTCGTGCTGACGGTGTTCAGGGCCTGGCAGCACCGCCCGGGCGCCGGGACCAGCACCCTCCTCGTCGCGGGCTTCTGCATCGCCGCCGGCATCATCGGGGTGACCCTGCGCAATCTGCTGTTCCGCTTCGGCGCGGCCGGCGTGGCGCTCTCCGAGGCCCATGCGCGGCTCGCCGCCGCGGAGGCCGTCGAATCCGAACGCGCCCGGCTCGCCCGGGAGATGCACGACTCCGTGGCCAAGACCCTGCACGGCCTGGCGCTGGCGGCGGAGGCCCTGGCGGTCTCGGCCGCGCACCGCGAGCCCGAGACGCTCAGGCGTCAGGCGACCCTGGTGGCGGGCGCGGCCCGCAGGGCGGCCACCGAATCCCGGGATCTGCTGTCGGACCTGCGCCGCCGCACCGACCCGGCGGCCGACCGGCTGGCCCTGGCTCCCGAGATCGACGTCCGCTTACGCGAGTTCACCGCACGCACCGGGACCGCGGCCGAACTGACCACGCCGGACACCCCGCTGCTGCTGCCGTTCGCGACGGCACAGCAACTGCTGGCGATCCTCTCGGAGGCACTGGAGAACACCCACCGCCATGCCCGCGCCACCCGGGTACGGGTCACGGTCGACACCACCGGGGGCACGGCCCTCGGCCTGCGGATCGGGGACGACGGCACCGGCCTGCCCGCCGCCGTCTCTCCCGGGGACCTGGCGAAGAGCGGCCACTTCGGTCTGCTGGGCATGACCGAACGCGCCGCTTCCCTGGGAGGCCGGCTCCGGCTGGGCCGCTCACCGCTCGGCGGCACCGAGATCCATCTGCACCTCCCGCTCTCCGCGCCCGCTCCCCCTCCCCCGCACGAGGAGGCCGCCCATGCCTGACCAGGGACTCCCCGGACCGCTGCTGCGTGTCCTGGTGGCCGACGACAATCCGGTGGTACGGGCGGGCCTGACCGCCCTGCTGTCCGCCCACCCCGGCATCGAGGTGGTGGCGGAGGCCGCGGACGGCGGCCAGGCGCTGGCCCACGCCCGGTGTCACCGTCCCGACCTGGTCCTCCTGGACGTCCGTATGCCCGGCACGGACGGTTTGACCGCACTGCCCGAACTGGCCCGCACGGCCCCCGTGATGATGCTGACCTACAGCAGGGAACCCGAGGTGGTGGCCGAGGCACTGCACCGCGGGGCCTCCGGCTACCTGGTGCACGGCGAGTTCACGGCCGACGAACTGCTCACGGCGGTCTGGGAGGTGAGCCGGGGGAGACCGACGCTCTCCTCGGCCGTCTCGCTCGCCGCTTCCCATGAATCACGGCAAAAGTCTTCGCGGATGCAACCGATTGTGGCACAGTCGTCGAAGGCCCGTTCGGCCCGCGCGGAAGGCCCCCGGCGTCGCACCCCGGGGTGGCTGGACTTCGGTCTGAGCTCCAGGGAGGTGGAGGTCATGGATCTCATCGCGTCCGGCATGAACAACCGTCAGATCGCCGCCGCCTGCTTCATCAGCGAGAAGACCGTCAAGAATCACATCAATCGCATCTTTGCAAAGTTGCACAGTTCCTCGCGCAGCGAAGCGATCGCCCACTGGCTGGGCACCTCACGGGAGGGGTGGAGCCGATGACCGCCCGCCGCCAGGGAAGTTGGGCCCCTGGGCCCACTCGGAGTGAGGGTTCCTTCACCTACGGTGCCAGGGTCGGCGGTATCGGTATCGGCATCGGCTGGGAGGCCAGGGACTGTGATGACCAGGACGAGGCGCCGGATCGGCGCGTGGCGGCGGACCGTGGTCTCCCGGATGCGGGGGGATGCCGGGGCGGGGTTCGTGGAGTATGCCGGGTTGATGATCATCATTGCGGGGATCTTCACCATGATCGACGGCCTGGGGCTCGACGGCGCGATCTCGGGGGCGATCATGAGAGCCGTGAACAACGTCATCGGCGGCTGATTTCCTTACGCCGACCGGGCGATCGTGGGCAAACGCTTCCCCTCTACATCTGGTTGACGGGAATTCTGCTGTTCGCCGCCGTCGCCTTCTTCGTCTTCGCGCAGGCGGCGTCCGCCCGTAACGGAGCCCAATCGGCAGCGGACGCCGCGGCGTTGGCTGCCGCACAGGATTCCCGCGACGAGCTGATGACCCGGCTCGAAGGGGCCATCGGCGAGGACGACGACTGGCTGAAGTGGCTCAGAGGCGACCTCTACGAGGGGACGGGCGCCACCAGCGCGGCCGAGCGGCTCGCGGCCCAGAACGATGCCACCGTGGTGGGCGGGGCCGTTCCCACGGTCGTGAGCGGTTTCCCCGGATACCGCGTGTCGATCGAGACGCGGTACACGGTCGGAAAGTCCATCATCCCGGGCACGGAGACGATGCATGCCAAGGCCCACGCCACGGCGGTCATCCAGCCGCGCTGCACCTATGCGTCGGACGCCGACCCCGAGAAGTCCGTACAACTGGACTGCGCCGGCCAACTCGTCGACATCGACCCCGAAGATTTCCGTTCGGACGACCTTCCTGACGCGTCCGTGCTGTTCTCTGTGCATCTGGCCGAGTGAAAGGAAGCCGTACCGATGGACTTTCGGCACACCATGAATAGCCGCAGAGCGCTGAGCGCGATGGCGATCACGGCTGGGCTGCTTCTCACAGCGGTCGGTTGTGGTGGGGGAGATGACGGGAAGTCGGACAAGGGG encodes:
- a CDS encoding TadE/TadG family type IV pilus assembly protein yields the protein MLEFAGFLPILLVIGMAAVQLGLIGYGVNQAGTAARAAARVASQDGHGPAAGTAAGRAAVSAWLAPQVSADMGPDTTTATVTVHVPAVIPLFGGWDVSRHATMPTDH
- a CDS encoding CpaF family protein, yielding MSLRSRIAAPDDGGATREDGHLVAVYRAKLLEEIDLAEMSGLAAAERRVRLERVLGHLISREGPVLSSAERSQLIRRVVDEALGLGVLEPLLADASITEIMVNGPDSIFVERAGRVEQLPLRFASAEQLMQTIERIVSTVNRRIDESNPMVDARLPTGERVNVVIPPLALTGPTLTIRRFPRAYTLPELIGLGSLDEQMLLLLAAFVRARFNLIVSGGTGTGKTTLLNALSGLIPSHERIITIEDSAELQLQQEHVIRLESRPPNVEGKGQITIRDLVRNSLRMRPDRIIVGEVRGGETLDMLQAMSTGHDGSLATVHANAAEDALMRLQTLGSMSEVLIPFEALKDQINSAVDVIVQLARYPDGSRKVVEIALLVSHGREQFRVATVSRFVPEPLAPDRVVRGRFQHLPLPCGVAEKLYGAGEPLPPAFGVTGAADGRYTRQAIG
- a CDS encoding type II secretion system F family protein produces the protein MNDPALLALGATVLAGTLALAGAHLYASGRAQRRALVDRLSGGGAPGPGRTATGRVRRFTALDRRLRRTRLGRTLHLRLSATGLDLSAGEFFAGVTAVVLALWLIAAASLAPFFGPIAALVAVWGAAVFLNWQRQKRIEAFINQLPDVARLLANATAAGLALRTALAMAAEELEAPAGEELARVADQLTLGRSVDDALGELAERLPSRELIVLVTTLVLANKAGGSVVSSLRNLTQTLEDRKETRREVRTMLSEVHATAFTVPLLGLGSLVLINSSNEGALARVTGSPLGQGLVLLALALYTVGFLVIRRLGKIEV
- a CDS encoding DUF5936 domain-containing protein, giving the protein MLPLFLALLTALSAAGILLGIRLIRADAKLPGDLALALEVGATRVSKAGSAVDRLGMRFAPLVLRLMGPRRADEKRRRIDMAGNPGGLTLQRYAARRAVYGVFGVLMALIFLSNGSPLLALATLAFGLLAADALIWQAVRERKDVIDRTLPDFLDVLAVVVSAGLGFRQALDRVAERYEGPWADELRITLRQMDMGVSRRQAFDELRRRNSSEQVAQFVSALQQGEELGSPIAETLIQLATDMRRTDAQNARRRAAKTIPKATLVTLVFMLPATMILIATGMFLGSGTDFGSILGR
- a CDS encoding sensor histidine kinase, which encodes MTSRRTDHSAPGYLEDDAPAPDGVRLQLGAVQALCRQTVAVRLALVVIGAPFALAGARDGAPRHAVLVAAVLGVMTSYALLRDWDRVGPRLLAHPSLMALDLLFVATLLLTASPASPLAYATVCTPLLAGLLYGWRGAGVLTGLQLAVVLTVFRAWQHRPGAGTSTLLVAGFCIAAGIIGVTLRNLLFRFGAAGVALSEAHARLAAAEAVESERARLAREMHDSVAKTLHGLALAAEALAVSAAHREPETLRRQATLVAGAARRAATESRDLLSDLRRRTDPAADRLALAPEIDVRLREFTARTGTAAELTTPDTPLLLPFATAQQLLAILSEALENTHRHARATRVRVTVDTTGGTALGLRIGDDGTGLPAAVSPGDLAKSGHFGLLGMTERAASLGGRLRLGRSPLGGTEIHLHLPLSAPAPPPPHEEAAHA
- a CDS encoding response regulator; the protein is MPDQGLPGPLLRVLVADDNPVVRAGLTALLSAHPGIEVVAEAADGGQALAHARCHRPDLVLLDVRMPGTDGLTALPELARTAPVMMLTYSREPEVVAEALHRGASGYLVHGEFTADELLTAVWEVSRGRPTLSSAVSLAASHESRQKSSRMQPIVAQSSKARSARAEGPRRRTPGWLDFGLSSREVEVMDLIASGMNNRQIAAACFISEKTVKNHINRIFAKLHSSSRSEAIAHWLGTSREGWSR
- a CDS encoding pilus assembly protein TadG-related protein, whose product is MSLRRPGDRGQTLPLYIWLTGILLFAAVAFFVFAQAASARNGAQSAADAAALAAAQDSRDELMTRLEGAIGEDDDWLKWLRGDLYEGTGATSAAERLAAQNDATVVGGAVPTVVSGFPGYRVSIETRYTVGKSIIPGTETMHAKAHATAVIQPRCTYASDADPEKSVQLDCAGQLVDIDPEDFRSDDLPDASVLFSVHLAE